One genomic window of Arachis hypogaea cultivar Tifrunner chromosome 8, arahy.Tifrunner.gnm2.J5K5, whole genome shotgun sequence includes the following:
- the LOC112705877 gene encoding MAG2-interacting protein 2 isoform X2 translates to MGAWSEDDDILGVVDDTDTLYFIKFNGEVIAEIVKKHLKISSPIVGLSFENGSDEHKSYMFSVITSDGSLQQIELSYGQSGYTFPNYTSYHWKNLCSNIFCFDRHHELNFLVAVHKNSGSCHLSLWHTNSSRELEQLSSLQFKGLYVKPKDFRGQLTYPKVLISPQGTFITTLDLTGCLHIFKLDRKGFTLSRLCLGELDDSSMFDNLSVGGSRSSVGLMDFMWWSDHILAVVERNGVVSLIDILNGSKVQEEGPAYFLPVVEGAPKYKGCLFLLATPSSQERSNPSDVGSTDELQHIEWITEDRLNQFHFSRLLWCLITFSEKSVPEMYGILISKKRYHDALDFADSHGLDKDEVLKSQWLNSSQGLNEINKYLSSIKDREFVLSECVDRIGPTEDAVKALLDYGLHITDHYRFSEVDDHTSTLVWNARLARLRILQFRDRLETFLGVNMGRFSVQEYGKFRVMPISEAAVALAESGKIGALNLLFKRHPYSLSPFMLEILSAIPETVPAETYVQLLPGRSPPAGVAVRKDDWVECEKMVCFINTSVESHDIQIQAKTEPLVKHFLGTFWPSIDELINWYKNRARFMDDFSGQLDNCLRFLEFALHKGLSELQQFHQDVLYLYQIIYSDDTDGETSFNMSLARWGELSDYDKFKFMLKGVKEENVNERLRNRAIPFMHGKLHMVSLSGDISLLDSANQNIEKSFLVRWLTETALVNKLNICLVVIEEGCRNFQSNAYFKSDVEAIDCALQCIYLSTVTDRWSTMASILSKLPPLHGTTIQIENLERRLRLAEGHIEAGRLLAFYQVPKPLNFFVEAESDEKGVKQIIRLILSKFIRRQPSRSDSEWATMWRDMQYLREKAFPFLDLEYILVEFCRGLLKAGKFSLARNYLKGTSSVALASEKAESLVIQAAREYFFSASSLSCSEIWNARECLNLYPNSANVKAEADIIDALTVKLPNLGVNILPMQFRQIKDPMEIVKMAITSPTGAYFHVDELIEVARLLGLRSADEIAAVEEAIAREAAVSGDLQLAFDLCLVLARKGHGYVWDLCAAIARGPALENMDVDSRKQLLGFALSYCDEESIGELLHAWKDLDLQGQCETLMISRGTNSSRFSLQGSSFNSLPKQSIQNICFQASNGMNTNNQDVHLEKIKEELSAVAKSLTIGDQADWASSLTENVKVLSFAASQLPWLLDLSKKGEHDTKFITGKQYLNIRTQAVVTILSWLARNEFSPRDNLIASLAKSVMEQPVTEEEDIIGCSYLLNLFDAFNGVEIIEEQLKIRKDYQQVCSIMNVGMAYSLLHNSGIGTDPIQRKELLKMRFKEKHASPTSDEIDKLGKVQSSFWREWKLKLEEQKRLTDHSRALQKIIPGVETERFLSGDSIYIENVVLNLIESVKMEKKHILKDTLKLADTYGLKSTEVLLQYLSAVLVSDVWTNDDITAEIADFKGKVVENGANTIETISSIVYPAIDGCNKLRLAYVYGLLAECYLQLESTKDSSPMTYHDHQNSDLRFAHYYRVIEQECKRVSFVNNLNFKNIAGLHGLNFECFSDEVYACIDDSSLSALSKMVQTLANIYGDSLPEGFMSWQDVYKHYILHLLSDLESKAANESSGRTPEYLQSFISKLEHSYGSCRSYIGLLSQSDALGIMKKYFTIIIPLYSSYGFIPDNSTWQDCLIVLLDFWTRLADDMKEIALEESSGETVCFNPMCLISCLKAFMKLVMEDIISPSQGWGSIYGYVQCGLSGESTLEIYNFCKAMIFSGCGYGAVAEVFSVASSESGLASDSGQGSQDLPHFYLDILEAVLQELVNGSHENRNLFHILSSLSKLESDVKVMQCVRRVIWERMVQFSDNLQLPSSIRVYVLELMQYISGKSIKGFSAEMEANVQPWEEWNELLYAGSKSETDVNKQLLDNKDSSNRFTNTLVALKSSQLVASISPSIEITADDLLNVDSAVSCFLKFFGEASNDSHFDALIAILEEWDGLFTTVKDRERENAAEASEGGNDWNNDDWDEGWESLEEVENTEKVKKGDSASVHPLHVCWTEIFKKLTSVSRFSDVLRLIDQSLSKPNVTLLDEDDARSLSQIALGIDCFAALKMTLLLPYKALHLQCLAAIEDNLRQSIPTLKIRNVELLILVLSSGLLTTISSDSTYGKSFSYICYLIGNLSNQCQQALVSGKRINTSEDAENPLLLFRTTLFPMFISELVKADQHVLAGFLVTKFMHTNESLSLINIAEASLDRYLERQLHLLQVNEIPVDKTCITLKNTVGSLRGKMSSLIQSTLPLLPTRVR, encoded by the exons ATGGGAGCGTGGTCTGAAGATGATGACATTCTTGGGGTTGTTGATGATACTGATACGCTATATTTTATCAAATTCAATGGTGAAGTAATAGCTGAAATTGTGAAGAAGCATTTGAAAATATCTTCACCGATTGTTGGCCTATCTTTTGAAAATGGGTCAGATGAGCACAAGTCTTACAT GTTCTCTGTCATTACATCTGATGGTTCACTTCAACAAATTGAGCTCAGTTATGGACAAAGTGGCTATACCTTTCCCAATTATACTTCTTATCACTGGAAAAATCTCTGCAGCAATATTTTCTGCTTTGACCGTCATCATGAACTTAACTTTTTGGTGGCTGTTCACAAGAACTCTG GGTCTTGCCATCTTTCTCTTTGGCATACAAATTCAAGTAGAGAACTGGAGCAGTTGTCCTCTTTGCAGTTTAAGGGATTATATGTAAAGCCAAAAGATTTCAGAGGTCAACTAACATATCCAAAGGTGCTAATCTCACCACAAGGTACATTCATTACTACACTGGATTTGACAGGGTGCTTGCATATTTTTAAGTTGGACAGAAAAGGCTTTACACTATCTCGGCTTTGCTTGGGGGAGCTAGACGATTCATCAATGTTTGATAATTTATCAGTTGGAGGGAGTAGGTCCTCTGTGGGTCTTATGGATTTTATGTGGTGGAGTGACCATATCCTTGCTGTTGTAGAAAGGAATGGTGTTGTTTCATTGATTGACATCCTAAATGGTTCAAAAGTTCAGGAAGAGGGTCCTGCATACTTTTTGCCTGTTGTAGAAGGTGCACCAAAATACAAGGGCTGTCTTTTTCTGTTAGCAACTCCGTCATCTCAAGAAAGATCTAATCCTTCTGATGTTGGATCAACAGATGAGTTACAACATATAGAGTGGATCACTGAAGATAGGCTTAATCAGTTTCACTTTTCTAGGTTGCTCTGGTGCCTCATTACTTTTTCTGAGAAATCTGTCCCTGAAATGTACGGTATATTGATTAGCAAGAAAAGATATCATGATGCTCTGGATTTCGCTGATAGTCATGGACTGGATAAAGATGAAGTTCTGAAGTCACAGTGGTTGAATTCTAGTCAAggattaaatgaaataaataaatatttgtcaAGTATTAAGGATAGAGAGTTTGTACTTTCCGAATGTGTTGATAGAATTGGACCTACAGAAGATGCTGTGAAAGCTTTACTGGATTATGGTCTCCACATCACTGACCATTATAGATTCTCAGAAGTAGATGATCATACTTCTACTCTAGTATGGAATGCTCGTTTGGCCAGACTTCGAATTTTGCAATTTAGAGATAGGTTAGAAACATTTCTCGGAGTAAACATGGGAAG GTTTTCTGTGCAGGAATATGGCAAGTTTCGTGTTATGCCTATTAGCGAAGCTGCTGTAGCACTGGCTGAAAGCGGAAAAATTGGTGCCTTAAATTTGCTGTTTAAGCGTCATCCGTATTCTTTATCTCCATTTATGTTGGAAATTTTATCTGCCATCCCAGAAACAGTTCCTGCCGAAACATATGTGCAGCTTCTTCCTGGGAGATCTCCTCCTGCTGGTGTTGCAGTGAGGAAAGATGATTGGGTTGAATGTGAGAAGATGGTTTGCTTCATTAACACATCAGTTGAAAGCCATGACATTCAAATCCAAGCCAAAACTGAACCACTTGTTAAACATTTTCTTGGAACTTTTTGGCCATCAATTGATGAGCTCATCAATTGGTATAAAAATAGAGCTAGATTCATGGATGATTTCAGTGGGCAGCTGGATAATTGTTTAAGGTTTCTTGAGTTTGCTCTTCACAAAGGTTTATCTGAGTTGCAGCAATTCCATCAGGATGTCCTATACTTGTATCAAATTATTTATTCTGATGACACTGATGGCGAAACAAGCTTCAATATGAGTCTTGCCAGGTGGGGAGAGTTGTCGGACtatgataaatttaaatttatgctTAAGGGAGTCAAAGAGGAGAATGTAAATGAAAGACTACGCAATAGAGCTATTCCTTTTATGCATGGAAAGCTTCACATGGTATCCCTAAGCGGAGATATCAGTCTTCTTGATTCTGCAAATCAAAATATAGAGAAATCATTTCTGGTGAGATGGTTGACAGAAACTGCTTTGGTGAATAAATTGAACATATGCTTGGTGGTTATTGAGGAAGGGTGCAGAAACTTCCAAAGCAATGCCTATTTCAAAAGTGATGTGGAAGCTATTGACTGTGCTTTGCAATGCATATATTTGTCCACAGTTACAGATAGGTGGAGTACAATGGCATCCATTCTATCTAAATTACCTCCGCTACAtg GCACTACAATTCAAATAGAGAACCTTGAGAGAAGACTTAGACTTGCTGAAGGTCATATTGAAGCTGGGAGACTTTTGGCATTCTACCAG GTCCCAAAGCCATTAAACTTTTTTGTGGAGGCTGAATCAGATGAGAAGGGTGTCAAACAGATCATTCGCCTTATTCTATCTAAATTTATTCGCCGTCAACCTAGCCGATCTGATAGTGAATGGGCCACCATGTGGCGTGATATGCAATACTTGAGGGAAAAAGCATTTCCTTTCCTGGACCTGGAGtatattttggttgaattttgcaGAGGGCTGCTCAAAGCTGGGAAGTTCTCTCTTGCAAGAAATTATTTGAAGGGTACGAGTTCAGTTGCTTTGGCATCGGAGAAGGCAGAAAGCCTTGTCATTCAAGCAGCTAGGGAATACTTTTTCTCAGCTTCAAGTCTTTCTTGTTCAGAA ATCTGGAATGCTAGAGAATGCCTTAACCTATATCCAAATAGTGCAAATGTCAAGGCAGAGGCAGATATTATTGATGCACTTACAGTTAAGCTTCCCAACCTTGGGGTGAACATTCTTCCCATGCAGTTCAGGCAAATAAAAGATCCTATGGAGATTGTGAAAATGGCAATCACAAGTCCAACTGGAGCATATTTTCATGTTGATGAACTTATTGAAGTTGCTAGACTTCTTGGCCTGAGGTCTGCAGATGAAATAGCAGCTGTTGAGGAAGCTATTGCTAGAGAAGCTGCAGTTTCAGGTGATTTGCAATTGGCATTTGATCTTTGTCTTGTTTTGGCCCGCAAGGGGCATGGTTACGTGTGGGATTTATGTGCTGCAATTGCAAGAGGTCCTGCTCTTGAAAATATGGATGTAGACTCTAGAAAGCAACTTTTAGGCTTTGCTTTGAGTTACTGTGATGAGGAATCCATTGGGGAGCTTCTCCATGCATGGAAAGACTTGGATTTGCAAGGCCAGTGTGAAACATTAATGATTTCGAGAGGGACAAATTCTTCAAGATTTTCATTACAGGGTTCGTCTTTTAACTCACTTCCCAAACAAAGCATTCAAAATATTTGCTTTCAAGCGTCTAATGGCATGAATACCAACAATCAGGATGTTCATCttgagaaaattaaagaagagcttTCTGCTGTTGCTAAAAGCTTAACTATTGGTGATCAAGCAGATTGGGCATCGTCCTTGACTGAAAATGTAAAAGTTCTGTCTTTTGCTGCTTCACAACTCCCTTGGTTGCTTGACTTGAGTAAGAAAGGAGAACATGATACAAAATTCATAACTGGGAAGCAGTATTTGAACATCAGAACACAGGCTGTGGTGACCATTTTGTCCTGGTTGGCTAGAAATGAATTTTCCCCTAGAGACAATCTGATTGCTTCTCTAGCAAAATCAGTTATGGAGCAACCAGTTACTGAAGAAGAAGATATAATTGGGTGCTCTTATCTTTTGAATCTTTTTGATGCTTTCAATGGAGTGGAAATTATAGAAGAACAGCTCAAAATACGAAAAGATTACCAGCAAGTTTGTAGCATCATGAATGTTGGGATGGCTTACAGCTTATTACACAATTCTGGAATAGGGACTGATCCTATTCAGAGGAAGGAGCTATTGAAGATGAGGTTTAAGGAAAAGCATGCATCACCCACTTCTG ATGAAATAGATAAGCTTGGCAAGGTACAGTCCTCATTTTGGAGAGAGTGGAAACTGAAACTAGAAGAGCAAAAGCGTCTGACTGATCATTCCAGAGCACTACAAAAGATAATTCCTGGGGTTGAAACAGAGCGTTTTCTGTCTGGGGATTCCATTTATATTGAGAATGTAGTTCTCAATCTCATTGAGTCAGTAAAAATGGAGAAAAAGCACATTCTTAAGGACACTTTAAAATTGGCTGATACTTATGGCTTAAAGAGTACTGAG GTGCTATTGCAATACTTAAGTGCTGTCCTTGTTTCTGATGTTTGGACAAATGATGATATTACAGCCGAAATTGCAGATTTTAAAGGAAAAGTAGTTGAGAATGGAGCCAATACCATTGAAACCATTTCATCAATTGTATACCCAGCAATTGATGGGTGCAACAAACTCCGGCTTGCTTATGTGTATGGCCTGTTGGCAGAGTGCTACTTGCAGCTGGAAAGCACCAAAGATTCATCACCAATGACATATCATGATCATCAAAATTCTGATTTAAGGTTTGCTCATTATTACAGAGTCATTGAGCAAGAGTGCAAACGTGTATCATTTGTTAACAATCTTAACTTCAAAAATATAGCTGGTTTACATGGTTTGAATTTTGAGTGTTTTAGTGATGAAGTTTATGCATGTATAGACGACAGTAGCTTGTCAGCTTTGTCAAAAATGGTACAGACTCTTGCAAATATTTACGGCGATTCATTGCCTGAGGGATTCATGTCATGGCAGGATGTCTACAAGCATTACATCCTGCATTTGCTCAGTGATTTGGAGAGCAAAGCTGCAAATGAATCTAGTGGCAGAACGCCTGAGTACCTTCAAAGCTTCATAAGTAAGCTTGAGCACAGCTATGGTTCATGCCGATCATACATTGGACTTTTGAGTCAGTCTGATGCTTTGGGGATCATGAAGAAGTACTTCACTATAATCATTCCTCTTTACAGTTCTTATGGATTCATTCCAGACAATTCAACATGGCAAGACTGTCTTATTGTTCTTCTAGACTTCTGGACGAGACTGGCAGATGATATGAAAGAAATTGCATTGGAGGAAAGCTCAGGAGAAACTGTTTGCTTCAATCCAATGTGTTTAATAAGTTGTCTGAAAGCTTTTATGAAATTGGTGATGGAGGATATAATCTCACCAAGTCAGGGATGGGGAAGTATTTATGGCTATGTCCAGTGCGGTTTGAGTGGCGAGTCTACTTTAGAAATTTATAATTTCTGCAAAGCTATGATTTTTTCTGGCTGTGGGTATGGGGCCGTTGCTGAGGTTTTTTCTGTTGCATCGTCAGAATCAGGTTTAGCTTCTGATTCTGGCCAAGGTTCCCAAGATCTTCCTCATTTCTATTTGGATATTCTGGAAGCTGTTCTGCAGGAATTAGTCAATGGATCCCATGAGAACCGGAACCTGTTTCATATATTGTCATCTTTAAGCAAGCTTGAAAGTGATGTAAAAGTCATGCAATGTGTTAGACGTGTAATTTGGGAAAGAATGGTACAGTTCTCCGACAATTTACAGTTGCCAAGCTCCATCAGAGTTTATGTGTTAGAGCTTATGCAATATATATCAGGTAAAAGTATAAAGGGTTTCTCAGCTGAAATGGAAGCCAATGTCCAACCGTGGGAAGAATGGAATGAGTTGCTTTATGCTGGCAGCAAGAGTGAGACTGATGTCAACAAGCAGTTGCTGGATAACAAAGATTCTTCTAATAGGTTTACAAATACTCTGGTTGCTCTAAAATCATCTCAGCTTGTAGCATCGATCTCTCCTAGCATAGAAATCACCGCAGACGACCTATTGAATGTAGACTCGGCTGTATCTTGCTTTCTGAAGTTCTTTGGAGAAGCGAGTAATGATTCCCACTTCGATGCTCTGATAGCTATTTTGGAAGAGTGGGATGGACTGTTCACAACAGTGAAAGATCGAGAAAGAGAAAATGCTGCTGAAGCATCTGAAGGTGGGAATGACTGGAACAATGATGATTGGGACGAGGGATGGGAAAGTCTTGAGGAAGTGGAAAACACCGAGAAAGTAAAGAAAGGGGACTCTGCTTCTGTTCATCCGTTACATGTGTGTTGGACAGAAATATTTAAAAAGCTCACAAGCGTATCAAGGTTTAGTGATGTGCTGAGACTGATTGATCAATCATTATCAAAACCCAATGTTACGTTACTTGATGAAGATGATGCCAGGAGCTTAAGCCAGATAGCACTCGGCATCGATTGCTTTGCGGCTTTGAAGATGACATTGTTGCTGCCTTACAAAGCATTACACTTACAGTGTCTGGCTGCAATTGAGGATAACTTGCGTCAAAGCATCCCTACTTTAAAGATTAGGAACGTTGAGTTACTAATTCTCGTTCTATCATCTGGGCTTCTCACTACTATCTCCAGTGACTCCACCTATGGTAAAAGTTTCTCTTATATCTGCTATTTGATTGGAAACTTATCCAATCAATGTCAACAAGCTTTGGTATCAGGTAAAAGAATCAACACTAGTGAAGACGCTGAGAATCCATTGCTGCTTTTCAGAACGACCCTTTTCCCTATGTTCATATCAGAACTTGTTAAAGCTGATCAGCATGTTCTAGCTGGATTTCTTGTCACAAAATTCATGCACACTAATGAGTCGCTGAGTCTCATTAACATTGCAGAGGCCAGTCTCGATAGGTATCTTGAAAGGCAGTTGCACTTGCTACAGGTCAATGAGATCCCTGTTGACAAGACATGTATAACACTGAAGAACACTGTTGGAAGCTTGAGAGGCAAGATGAGCAGTTTAATCCAGTCCACATTGCCATTGCTTCCTACTAGAGTTAGATGA